In Bacillus sp. DX3.1, the following proteins share a genomic window:
- the glp gene encoding gephyrin-like molybdotransferase Glp codes for MLEKRFPIPVAEAVARVMKYAQQGKTEKVSIIESYGRILGEDVVADHDVPHFDRSPYDGFAIRAEDTKEASSNHPIEFEVIGEIGAGSVFTDEVKAFQAVRIMTGAAIPEDCDAVVMLELTEGFERSGKTYMKLKRTFANGDNISFKGEDVKQNHVLVEKGTAINPGVAALLATFGYSSVKVIKQPIVGIVTTGSELLDVHEPLEPGKIRNSNSYMIAAQIARTGGKVRYYGQLADNLEACYEAVKAATDEVDILITTGGVSVGDYDYLPAIYEKLNANVLFNKIAMRPGSVTTVAEVNGKLLFGLSGNPSACYVGFELFTHPVIQMFLHAKKPHAYRADAILQKDFSKANPFTRFVRGKVEIVNGQLQAMPVGLDKSSAVSSLADATAFIVLPGGTRGFEAGMTVSVLLLESSRGSEWPWAEPLQSYK; via the coding sequence ATGCTAGAAAAACGATTTCCAATTCCTGTTGCTGAAGCAGTCGCGCGGGTGATGAAATATGCGCAGCAAGGTAAAACAGAAAAAGTTTCTATTATCGAAAGCTATGGAAGAATTCTTGGGGAAGATGTTGTAGCAGATCACGATGTCCCGCATTTCGATCGCTCTCCATATGATGGATTTGCGATTCGGGCGGAAGATACAAAAGAGGCGAGTAGCAATCATCCAATTGAATTTGAGGTAATAGGAGAGATTGGAGCTGGCTCTGTTTTTACAGACGAAGTGAAGGCCTTTCAAGCTGTTCGGATTATGACAGGAGCAGCCATTCCAGAAGACTGTGATGCAGTTGTGATGTTAGAACTCACGGAAGGGTTTGAAAGAAGCGGAAAAACATACATGAAGCTAAAGCGCACTTTCGCAAATGGTGATAATATTTCATTCAAAGGTGAAGATGTAAAACAAAATCATGTACTTGTAGAAAAAGGTACGGCAATTAATCCAGGTGTAGCCGCACTTTTAGCAACGTTTGGCTATAGCTCAGTAAAGGTTATCAAACAGCCGATTGTTGGGATTGTTACAACGGGGAGTGAGCTGTTAGATGTACATGAACCACTTGAGCCAGGAAAGATTAGAAATAGCAATTCATATATGATTGCAGCTCAAATTGCTAGAACTGGCGGAAAAGTACGGTATTATGGACAACTTGCTGATAATTTAGAAGCTTGCTACGAGGCTGTGAAAGCAGCGACGGATGAAGTAGATATTCTTATTACAACTGGCGGTGTTTCGGTAGGCGATTATGATTACTTGCCTGCTATTTACGAAAAGCTAAATGCCAATGTTCTTTTTAATAAAATAGCGATGCGACCAGGTAGTGTAACAACGGTAGCTGAAGTAAATGGAAAACTGTTATTCGGCTTATCTGGTAACCCATCTGCCTGCTATGTTGGATTTGAGTTATTCACTCATCCGGTTATTCAAATGTTCCTTCATGCGAAAAAACCACATGCATATCGCGCAGACGCTATTTTACAGAAAGACTTTTCAAAAGCAAATCCATTTACACGGTTTGTAAGAGGAAAAGTAGAAATCGTCAATGGTCAGTTGCAAGCGATGCCAGTTGGTTTAGATAAATCAAGCGCAGTTTCTTCTCTTGCAGATGCGACGGCTTTTATTGTATTGCCAGGAGGAACCAGGGGGTTTGAGGCAGGAATGACAGTTTCGGTATTATTACTAGAATCGAGCCGAGGAAGTGAGTGGCCATGGGCAGAACCGCTCCAATCTTACAAATAG
- the moaC gene encoding cyclic pyranopterin monophosphate synthase MoaC produces MSSFTHFNDQGRAKMVDISDKKVTVRTAIACSSILVTKEIYNKISHNEIGKGDVLAVAQIAGIMAAKRTADIIPMCHPLLLKGVDVSFNWEITEEQHRLRIEVKVKTEGSTGVEMEALTAASATALTVYDMCKAVDKGMVIGETYLLEKTGGKSGDYVRNSLS; encoded by the coding sequence ATGTCTTCATTCACTCATTTTAATGACCAAGGTCGTGCCAAAATGGTCGATATTAGCGATAAAAAAGTTACAGTACGAACAGCAATTGCATGCTCTAGCATCCTTGTTACGAAAGAAATTTACAATAAAATCTCTCATAATGAAATTGGAAAGGGCGATGTATTAGCAGTCGCACAAATTGCAGGTATTATGGCCGCGAAACGCACTGCCGATATTATCCCAATGTGTCACCCCTTACTTTTAAAAGGAGTAGATGTCTCCTTCAATTGGGAAATTACTGAAGAGCAACACCGTTTACGAATTGAAGTAAAAGTAAAAACTGAAGGTAGCACCGGTGTTGAAATGGAAGCTTTAACGGCCGCTTCCGCGACAGCTCTTACTGTGTATGACATGTGTAAGGCCGTTGATAAAGGCATGGTTATTGGAGAGACATACCTGCTTGAAAAAACAGGTGGGAAAAGTGGAGATTACGTAAGAAATTCACTTTCCTAA
- a CDS encoding molybdopterin-synthase adenylyltransferase MoeB, which translates to MQERYSRQILFSGVGEDGQRKIREKHVLIIGAGALGAANAEAIVRAGIGKLTIADRDYVEWSNLQRQQLYTEEDAKQYKPKAVAAAEYLGKINSEVEIVPVVTDVTMQEMEELIKNVDLILDATDNFDTRLLINDISQKYNIPWIYGGCVGSYGVTYTILPGKTPCFRCLMEHPTSGATCDTAGIIQPAVQMVVAHQVTEALKILVEDFQSLRGTMLSFDLWNNQHMAFKVNRQKKDTCPSCGKLRTYPSLTFESQTKTEVLCGRNTVQIRPGIPQFFNLEEIKKRLQKSVNVKMTPHLLSFPIDEYRFVLFTDGRAFIHGTNDMQVAKRLYARYIG; encoded by the coding sequence GTGCAGGAGCGTTACTCAAGGCAAATATTATTTTCTGGGGTTGGTGAAGACGGGCAACGAAAGATAAGAGAGAAGCATGTACTCATTATCGGTGCTGGTGCACTCGGAGCGGCAAACGCAGAAGCGATTGTCAGAGCAGGAATTGGAAAACTGACGATTGCTGACCGTGATTATGTCGAGTGGAGCAACTTACAGCGACAGCAGTTATATACAGAGGAAGATGCAAAGCAGTACAAGCCGAAAGCAGTTGCAGCGGCCGAGTATTTAGGTAAGATTAATTCTGAAGTAGAAATCGTACCAGTCGTGACAGACGTTACAATGCAAGAAATGGAAGAGTTAATCAAGAATGTGGATTTAATACTAGATGCGACCGACAATTTTGATACACGTCTTCTTATAAATGATATTTCACAAAAATACAATATTCCTTGGATATACGGAGGATGCGTTGGGAGCTACGGGGTCACATATACAATTCTTCCAGGAAAAACACCATGTTTTCGTTGTCTGATGGAACATCCAACGAGCGGAGCAACATGTGATACGGCCGGAATTATACAACCAGCTGTACAAATGGTCGTTGCGCATCAAGTGACAGAAGCTTTGAAAATATTGGTGGAAGATTTTCAGTCACTGCGGGGAACGATGTTATCATTCGATCTTTGGAACAATCAACATATGGCGTTTAAAGTAAATAGACAGAAAAAAGATACATGCCCATCTTGCGGAAAGCTGCGTACGTATCCAAGTTTAACGTTTGAATCGCAGACGAAAACAGAGGTACTATGTGGGCGGAATACGGTTCAAATCCGCCCAGGGATACCGCAATTTTTTAATTTAGAAGAAATTAAAAAGCGCTTACAAAAAAGTGTGAATGTAAAAATGACACCGCATTTATTGTCGTTTCCGATTGATGAATATCGTTTTGTTCTATTTACAGATGGTAGGGCATTTATTCATGGGACAAATGATATGCAAGTTGCCAAGCGATTATATGCCCGTTATATAGGATGA
- the moaA gene encoding GTP 3',8-cyclase MoaA, with protein sequence MREKIRDSLQRPLQDLRISVIDRCNFRCTYCMPAEVFGPEYAFLQDEFLLTFDEIERLAKLFVSIGVKKIRLTGGEPLLRKDLTQLIERLVKIEGLTDIGLTTNGIHLTKQAKALKEAGLQRVNVSLDAIEDDVFRKINGRNISTKPVLKGIAAAKAAGLEVKVNMVVKKGMNDSQILPMAAYFKEQEISLRFIEFMDVGSTNGWNFEQVITKQELIEKIGRVYPIEPAEPHYFGEVAKRYRYVGSDVEVGFITSVSESFCSSCTRARISADGKFYTCLFATKGTDLRTLLREDISDPDLLKVVQDVWGYRKDRYSDERTEETAKNRPKIEMSYIGG encoded by the coding sequence ATGCGCGAGAAGATTAGAGATTCCTTGCAACGTCCACTTCAAGATTTACGCATCTCTGTCATTGATCGTTGTAACTTTCGATGCACATATTGTATGCCAGCTGAAGTGTTCGGGCCTGAGTATGCATTTTTACAAGATGAATTCTTGCTTACATTCGATGAAATTGAACGATTAGCAAAATTGTTTGTTAGCATAGGCGTAAAGAAAATTAGGCTTACAGGCGGTGAACCATTACTGCGTAAAGACTTAACGCAGCTCATTGAACGGCTTGTGAAGATTGAGGGTTTAACGGATATTGGGCTGACGACAAACGGTATTCACTTAACAAAGCAAGCGAAGGCGTTAAAAGAAGCAGGGTTACAACGAGTGAATGTTAGTTTAGATGCGATAGAAGATGATGTATTTCGCAAAATTAATGGCCGGAATATTAGTACAAAACCTGTGCTAAAAGGGATTGCGGCAGCAAAAGCGGCAGGACTTGAAGTGAAGGTAAATATGGTTGTGAAAAAGGGAATGAATGATAGTCAAATTCTTCCGATGGCCGCTTATTTCAAAGAACAGGAAATTTCGCTTCGCTTTATCGAGTTTATGGATGTCGGTAGTACGAACGGATGGAACTTTGAACAAGTGATTACGAAACAAGAATTGATTGAGAAGATCGGTCGGGTGTACCCAATTGAACCTGCTGAACCTCATTATTTTGGAGAGGTTGCCAAGCGTTATCGTTATGTTGGAAGTGATGTGGAAGTTGGATTTATCACTTCAGTTTCTGAGTCTTTCTGTTCTTCTTGTACGAGAGCAAGGATTTCGGCAGATGGTAAGTTTTATACATGTTTGTTTGCAACGAAAGGAACAGATTTACGAACTCTTCTTCGAGAAGATATTTCTGATCCCGATTTATTAAAAGTAGTGCAAGATGTATGGGGATACCGAAAAGATCGGTATTCAGATGAACGAACGGAAGAAACTGCAAAAAATCGGCCAAAAATTGAAATGTCTTATATAGGAGGATAA
- a CDS encoding Crp/Fnr family transcriptional regulator, with product MTNHTALSKDLKELLASVEYKMQMNKGSYIFQEGMEAKELYIVHSGKVQISKISADGQELTLRICSQHDVIGELTLFSENAKYLLNSKCLVDVEVGVIKRDALEKALLQKPALAFEFMKWISEHLRRMQTKFRDLVLHGKKGALYSTLIRMTNSYGVLKENGILIDLPLTNQELANFCATSRESVNRMLNDLKKQGTISIHKGKITIHDLQFLKCEIACEDCPTSVCSIE from the coding sequence GTGACAAACCATACGGCATTATCGAAAGATTTAAAAGAATTACTTGCATCTGTTGAATATAAAATGCAGATGAATAAAGGAAGTTATATTTTCCAAGAAGGTATGGAAGCGAAAGAACTCTATATCGTTCACTCTGGAAAAGTGCAGATTAGTAAAATTAGCGCTGATGGGCAAGAATTAACACTTCGCATTTGTTCACAACACGATGTTATCGGGGAATTAACATTGTTTTCAGAGAACGCAAAGTATTTATTAAATTCGAAATGCCTTGTAGACGTTGAGGTGGGAGTCATTAAACGGGACGCCTTAGAAAAAGCATTGCTTCAAAAACCTGCTCTTGCATTTGAATTTATGAAATGGATTAGCGAGCATCTACGAAGGATGCAAACAAAATTCCGTGATTTAGTATTACATGGAAAAAAAGGTGCTCTTTATTCTACACTCATTCGCATGACGAATAGTTATGGCGTATTAAAAGAAAATGGAATTCTCATCGATCTCCCTTTAACAAATCAAGAACTTGCGAATTTCTGTGCAACCTCACGCGAAAGCGTAAACCGAATGTTAAATGATTTAAAAAAACAAGGAACAATTTCTATTCATAAAGGAAAAATCACTATTCATGATTTACAATTTTTAAAATGTGAAATTGCTTGTGAAGATTGTCCTACCTCTGTTTGTAGTATTGAGTAG
- a CDS encoding nitrate reductase subunit alpha, whose product MKKKPSALMKRLKYFSPIDRYNDNHTQETYEDREWENVYRKRWQHDKVIRSTHGVNCTGSCSWNIYVKDGIVTWEGQELNYPSTGPDMPDFEPRGCPRGASFSWYIYSPLRVKYPYVRGVLWNMWQEELQNHKSPLDAWKSIVENPEKARAYKQARGKGGFVRANWKEVLQLVSASMLYTITKYGPDRNVGFSPIPAMSMLSYAAGSRFMHLMGGPMLSFYDWYADLPPASPQIWGDQTDVPESSDWYNSGYIMTWGSNVPMTRTPDAHFLAEVRYKGTKVVSVSPDFAESTKFADDWMSVKQGTDGALAMAMGHVILQEFYVDKQVEYFTNYAKQYTDFPFLVTLKQQGDQFVADRFLNATDIGRETKLGEWKPILWNDNSNDFALPHGTMGSRWDNEKKWNLRLEDEQTGEKIDPRLSLLGMEDAVGTVQIPYFSDDGNKVLERTIPVKKIATPEGDIFVTTVYDLTLANYGVNRGLGGQEPKDFNDDVPFTPAWQEKMTGVKRELVIQIAREFAQNAVDTNGRSMIIVGAGINHWFNSDTIYRAVLNLVLLVGAQGVNGGGWAHYVGQEKLRPAEGWQTVATAKDWGVLPKLQNGTSFFYFVTDQWRYEDTPVGHLASPIVGNSRYQHHGDYNVLAARLGWLPSYPTFEKSGIEIYKEAVAAGATTQEEIGNYVAQKLKEKELKFAIEDPDNKNNFPRNLFVWRANLISSSGKGHEYFLKHLLGTTNGLLNDDSDSLRPEEINWREEAPEGKLDLLINLDFRMAGTALYSDIVLPASTWYEKHDLSSTDMHPFVHPFNPAIGSPWEARSDWDIFTSLSKAVSDLAEELDLEPMKEVVATPLLHDTPQELAQPLGRIKDWSKGECEPIPGKTMPKIQVVEYDYKTIYDKMTALGPNLKTIGIKGMSWSAEKEYEQLKSKLGVNRTDSIAKGCPDLTEAINAAEAVLTLSSTTNGHMAVKAWEALEKQTDLKLRDLAEEREEECFTFDQITAQPKTVITSPAFSGSEKGGRRYSPFTTNVERLIPWRTITGRQSFYLDHDMMKEFGETMATFKPILQHKPFRKSRPEVEGKEITLNYLTPHNKWSIHSMYFDSLPMLTLFRGGPTVWMNKDDAAEAGVADNDWIECFNRNGVVVARAVVTHRIPRGMAFMHHAQDRHINVPGTNLTSNRGGTHNSPTRIHVKPTHMIGGYGQLSYGFNYYGPTGNQRDLNVVIRKLKEVDWLED is encoded by the coding sequence ATGAAAAAGAAACCTTCGGCACTAATGAAACGTTTAAAATATTTTTCTCCAATAGATCGCTATAACGACAATCATACACAAGAAACATATGAAGACCGTGAATGGGAAAATGTGTACAGAAAGCGTTGGCAGCATGATAAAGTAATCCGTTCTACACACGGTGTAAACTGTACTGGTTCTTGTAGCTGGAACATTTATGTAAAAGATGGAATCGTAACCTGGGAAGGCCAAGAACTTAACTATCCATCTACTGGCCCTGATATGCCTGATTTTGAACCGCGAGGATGTCCACGTGGAGCAAGTTTTTCTTGGTACATTTATAGTCCACTTCGCGTGAAATACCCATATGTACGCGGCGTCCTTTGGAATATGTGGCAAGAGGAACTTCAAAATCATAAATCTCCACTAGATGCATGGAAAAGCATCGTAGAAAATCCTGAAAAAGCACGCGCATACAAGCAAGCTCGTGGTAAAGGTGGATTTGTTCGTGCAAATTGGAAAGAAGTATTACAACTTGTTTCCGCTTCTATGCTCTATACGATAACTAAATATGGTCCAGACCGAAATGTCGGATTCTCACCAATTCCAGCGATGTCTATGTTAAGCTATGCTGCTGGTAGCCGATTTATGCATCTTATGGGCGGCCCAATGCTTAGCTTTTATGATTGGTATGCTGACTTACCACCAGCTTCACCACAAATTTGGGGCGATCAAACCGATGTTCCAGAAAGTAGTGATTGGTACAACTCTGGTTACATTATGACATGGGGTTCAAACGTACCAATGACAAGAACGCCAGATGCCCATTTCTTAGCAGAAGTGCGCTACAAAGGAACGAAAGTCGTTTCCGTAAGTCCTGATTTTGCTGAATCAACAAAATTTGCAGATGATTGGATGAGCGTAAAACAAGGTACAGATGGTGCTCTTGCAATGGCAATGGGTCACGTTATTTTACAAGAGTTTTACGTGGACAAACAAGTGGAATACTTCACAAATTATGCGAAGCAATATACCGATTTCCCATTCCTTGTCACATTAAAACAACAAGGAGATCAATTCGTTGCAGATCGTTTCTTAAACGCTACTGATATTGGTCGTGAAACAAAACTTGGTGAATGGAAACCAATTCTTTGGAACGATAATTCAAATGATTTCGCACTGCCGCATGGTACGATGGGATCGCGCTGGGATAACGAAAAGAAATGGAATTTACGCTTAGAAGATGAACAAACAGGTGAAAAAATTGATCCACGTCTTTCTTTACTTGGTATGGAAGATGCGGTGGGAACTGTACAAATCCCATATTTCTCCGATGACGGAAACAAAGTATTAGAGCGTACAATTCCAGTGAAAAAAATCGCTACACCAGAAGGCGATATTTTCGTTACAACTGTATACGACTTAACTTTAGCAAACTACGGTGTCAACCGCGGACTTGGTGGTCAAGAACCGAAAGACTTTAATGATGATGTGCCATTTACACCAGCATGGCAAGAAAAAATGACTGGAGTAAAAAGAGAACTTGTTATTCAGATTGCCCGTGAATTTGCTCAAAATGCAGTTGATACAAATGGACGCTCGATGATTATTGTCGGTGCTGGTATTAACCATTGGTTTAACTCTGATACGATTTACCGCGCTGTTCTCAACCTTGTTCTTCTTGTTGGTGCACAAGGTGTAAACGGCGGTGGTTGGGCGCATTACGTTGGACAAGAAAAATTACGTCCAGCAGAAGGTTGGCAAACCGTCGCAACAGCAAAAGATTGGGGAGTTTTACCAAAACTACAAAATGGTACATCCTTCTTCTACTTTGTAACGGATCAATGGCGCTATGAAGATACACCAGTTGGACACTTGGCATCGCCAATTGTCGGAAACTCTCGTTACCAACATCACGGTGATTACAATGTGTTAGCCGCTCGTCTTGGCTGGTTACCTTCTTATCCAACATTCGAGAAAAGTGGAATTGAAATATATAAAGAAGCAGTTGCTGCTGGAGCGACAACCCAAGAAGAAATCGGGAACTACGTTGCCCAAAAGCTAAAAGAAAAAGAACTGAAATTTGCAATTGAAGACCCAGATAACAAAAATAACTTCCCGCGCAACTTATTTGTTTGGCGTGCAAACTTAATTTCAAGTTCTGGTAAAGGACATGAATATTTCTTAAAACATTTATTAGGTACAACAAATGGATTACTGAATGATGATAGTGATTCATTACGACCAGAAGAAATCAATTGGCGTGAAGAAGCACCTGAAGGAAAACTTGATCTATTAATCAACTTAGATTTCCGTATGGCCGGAACAGCACTATATTCTGATATCGTCCTTCCTGCCTCAACTTGGTATGAAAAACACGATTTAAGTAGTACTGATATGCATCCGTTCGTACATCCATTCAATCCAGCAATTGGTTCACCTTGGGAAGCACGTTCTGACTGGGATATTTTCACTTCACTTTCAAAAGCAGTCTCTGATTTAGCAGAGGAGCTTGATCTTGAACCAATGAAAGAGGTTGTGGCAACACCACTTCTTCACGATACGCCGCAAGAATTAGCGCAACCGCTTGGCCGAATTAAAGACTGGAGTAAAGGCGAGTGCGAACCAATTCCAGGTAAAACAATGCCGAAAATTCAGGTTGTGGAGTATGATTATAAAACAATTTATGACAAAATGACTGCACTTGGACCAAATCTTAAAACAATTGGTATAAAAGGTATGTCCTGGTCAGCCGAAAAAGAATACGAGCAATTAAAGAGCAAATTAGGTGTAAACCGCACTGATTCAATTGCAAAAGGATGCCCTGATCTAACAGAAGCAATCAATGCAGCGGAAGCAGTCTTAACACTTTCTTCTACAACAAACGGGCATATGGCCGTTAAAGCATGGGAAGCTCTTGAAAAACAAACAGATTTAAAACTGCGTGATTTAGCGGAAGAACGCGAAGAAGAATGCTTCACATTCGACCAAATTACAGCACAGCCAAAAACAGTTATTACCTCTCCTGCTTTCTCAGGTTCTGAAAAAGGCGGACGCCGTTACTCACCATTTACAACAAATGTCGAGCGTCTTATTCCTTGGAGAACGATAACTGGACGTCAATCTTTCTATTTAGACCATGACATGATGAAAGAGTTTGGTGAAACAATGGCGACATTCAAGCCAATACTGCAGCATAAACCATTCCGTAAATCGCGTCCTGAAGTAGAAGGAAAAGAAATTACACTCAACTATTTAACACCGCATAATAAGTGGTCGATTCATAGTATGTACTTCGATTCCTTACCGATGTTAACACTGTTCCGTGGTGGTCCAACTGTTTGGATGAACAAAGATGATGCCGCCGAAGCTGGCGTTGCTGATAATGATTGGATCGAATGCTTTAACCGTAACGGCGTTGTCGTAGCACGCGCTGTCGTAACGCATCGTATCCCAAGAGGAATGGCCTTTATGCATCACGCACAAGATCGCCATATTAACGTGCCTGGTACAAACTTAACAAGTAATCGCGGAGGAACACATAATAGTCCAACGCGCATTCATGTCAAACCAACACATATGATTGGTGGGTACGGTCAATTAAGCTATGGCTTTAACTACTATGGCCCAACCGGGAACCAACGTGATTTAAACGTCGTTATCCGTAAACTGAAGGAGGTAGATTGGCTTGAAGATTAA
- the narH gene encoding nitrate reductase subunit beta: protein MKIKAQVGMVMNLDKCIGCHTCSVTCKNTWTNRPGAEYMYFNNVETKPGIGYPKQWEDQEKYKGGWELKKGELQLKSGSKMKRLANIFHNPDQPTIDDYFEPWNYDYETLTNSPQRKHQPVARPKSAITGEFIDKIEWGPNWEDDLAGGHITGLQDPNVKKMEEEIKTDFENVFMMYLPRICEHCLNPSCVSSCPSGSMYKREEDGIVLVDQNACRAWRFCVSSCPYKKVYFNWQTNKAEKCTMCFPRIEAGMPTICSETCVGRIRYIGVMLYDADKVKEAASVEDEKDLYESQLTVFLDPNDPEVAAEAIKQGIPEEWIKAAQQSPIYKMIIDWKIALPLHPEYRTMPMVWYIPPLSPIMNMVEGKGSNWQAEEIFPAIDNMRIPIEYLANLLTAGDESHIRLTLKKMAVMRAHMRALQINKEPNEDVLKEIGLTKEDVEDMYRLLAIAKYKDRFVIPTSHREQVADLYSEQGSCGLSFEGGPGSCMTIS from the coding sequence TTGAAGATTAAAGCACAAGTCGGAATGGTAATGAACCTAGATAAATGCATCGGCTGCCACACTTGTAGCGTAACATGCAAAAACACCTGGACGAATCGTCCAGGTGCTGAATATATGTATTTCAACAACGTAGAAACAAAACCTGGTATCGGTTATCCAAAACAGTGGGAAGATCAAGAAAAATATAAAGGCGGCTGGGAATTAAAAAAAGGTGAACTCCAGCTAAAATCCGGTTCAAAAATGAAACGCCTTGCGAACATTTTTCATAACCCAGATCAACCTACTATCGATGATTATTTTGAACCTTGGAACTATGATTATGAAACATTAACAAATAGCCCACAGCGTAAGCATCAACCTGTAGCTCGCCCAAAATCGGCAATTACTGGTGAATTTATCGACAAAATTGAATGGGGTCCTAACTGGGAAGATGATTTAGCAGGTGGACATATAACAGGTTTACAAGATCCAAACGTCAAGAAAATGGAAGAAGAGATTAAAACAGACTTTGAAAATGTCTTTATGATGTATCTACCTCGCATTTGCGAACATTGTCTGAATCCATCTTGCGTGTCTTCTTGTCCATCTGGGTCGATGTATAAGCGTGAAGAAGATGGTATTGTACTTGTCGATCAAAACGCATGCCGCGCTTGGAGATTCTGTGTATCTTCTTGCCCATATAAAAAAGTATATTTCAACTGGCAAACAAATAAAGCTGAAAAATGTACAATGTGCTTCCCGCGTATCGAAGCTGGTATGCCAACAATTTGTTCTGAAACATGCGTAGGACGTATCCGTTATATTGGAGTCATGTTATATGACGCTGACAAGGTAAAAGAAGCTGCTTCTGTAGAGGATGAAAAAGATTTATATGAATCTCAGCTTACTGTCTTCTTAGATCCAAACGATCCAGAAGTAGCCGCTGAAGCAATAAAACAAGGTATTCCAGAAGAATGGATCAAAGCAGCTCAGCAATCACCAATTTATAAAATGATTATTGATTGGAAAATTGCACTTCCTCTTCACCCAGAATATCGCACTATGCCGATGGTTTGGTATATTCCACCGTTAAGTCCAATTATGAACATGGTAGAAGGCAAAGGAAGCAATTGGCAAGCAGAAGAGATTTTCCCTGCTATCGATAATATGCGCATTCCAATTGAATATTTAGCTAACTTACTCACTGCAGGCGATGAATCTCACATTCGTCTTACATTGAAAAAAATGGCCGTGATGCGTGCTCATATGAGAGCACTTCAAATTAATAAAGAACCAAATGAAGATGTATTAAAAGAAATTGGCTTAACAAAAGAAGATGTAGAGGATATGTATCGTCTCCTTGCTATTGCAAAATATAAAGATCGTTTTGTCATCCCGACTTCTCATCGTGAGCAAGTAGCAGACCTGTACAGCGAACAAGGAAGCTGCGGCCTTTCTTTCGAAGGTGGTCCTGGTTCTTGTATGACGATTTCTTAA
- the narJ gene encoding nitrate reductase molybdenum cofactor assembly chaperone — protein sequence MKQSLQTAFSCSSFLLSYPEPGWREALSELQENIDTITHEEIRTTLTTFIKQVQEKTNNQLIDSYVYTFDFGKKTNLYLTYMNTGEQRERGVELLELKQHYKNAGFAVTDKELPDYLPLLLEFLANAHEEDSKPIMNQYVKNIQALHEQLQDANSMYEPIVASILLAINAWELQTN from the coding sequence ATGAAACAGAGTTTACAAACGGCTTTTTCTTGTTCTTCCTTTCTTCTCTCCTATCCTGAACCGGGGTGGAGAGAGGCTTTATCAGAACTACAAGAAAATATCGATACAATTACACATGAAGAAATTCGCACGACACTTACAACTTTCATAAAACAAGTGCAAGAAAAAACAAATAATCAACTCATCGACTCTTACGTATACACATTCGACTTCGGAAAGAAGACAAATCTGTATCTCACTTATATGAATACAGGTGAACAACGGGAACGCGGCGTTGAATTATTAGAGTTAAAACAGCACTATAAAAATGCTGGCTTTGCTGTAACAGATAAAGAACTGCCGGATTATTTACCGCTTTTATTAGAATTTCTTGCGAATGCACATGAAGAAGATAGTAAACCAATTATGAATCAGTACGTTAAAAATATACAAGCACTACATGAACAGTTACAAGATGCAAATTCTATGTATGAACCAATTGTAGCTTCCATCCTACTCGCTATTAATGCGTGGGAATTACAAACGAACTAG